The sequence ATTCCTTATGAAATTAcagccatgtctctctctctctctctctctctctctgtctgtctcaccctctctctctctccctctctgtctgtctgtctcgctctctccctctctccatctctctctctacttggtGTATGCCTGTTGCTCCATATCAGGGTGCTCTGGAACTTCCAGCTCCTGAGAGTGGTGGGCCCCCTCCTCTGATGAACTCATGCCTGGCTCGCGCTCCTCAGGCCGGGGCAGGGCCTCGGCTGCCTCCTCTGAGCCCTCCGGGTGCTGGAGCTCTTTGTCATGGTCTTGGGCTGGGTCTGTTTTGTGTTCCCCGCGGTCGGACGTGACTGTGTCTGGGGAGTCAGGGGCATGAAGGTGCTCAAATGGCTCGGTGGGATCTGGaagcccttctccctctcttccctcttcatCTGCATGCTCTTGGGGGTGGGTCTCCAACTCGCCAGCTGGTTTAGTGTGTGTCTccccctcctctgctcctcctctcccttcctcatgGCTCTTTGGCCCAGCCGTGGCGCTGTCTGGCTGATCCTCTTCTCCAGGGACCTCCCATGCTAACTTGTCCCCATCCTCGGGTGCCTCTGTGGGGAGCGTTGTGCCAGGCTCTGTGGGGGTGAAGTCTGGGGCCTCCAGGGATACAGGGGCCACAGCAGGGGCAGATGGAGAAGGCTGGGAGTCTGTGGCAGCTACGGTAGTCTCCTCTGGCTTggctccaccctcctctccctcttctcttatgGTCTCCTTCTCCACCTTCGTAGTTAGACAAGCAGCAGTAAAGAAAATACAGGAAGCACACACATTATGATTCAAGGTTTGTGTTCTAACATTGTCCTTCTAATGTACATGacagaaaacaataaacaggacAGGACATGGACATGGACAGATTACTAGGAAAACTAGGAAATACCAATGCTTCCTACTTCCTATGCTATACTTTCTTTTAAGTGTCCAAGTCCAGGAAGTGATCTAAACAGACAATGTGTACCACATACAGTTGAGGTGTTTGGGGTTTCACCCCTTGTTACCTGAATGGGAATGATGATGTCATCAGGGATGCTGGGGTCAGGAAGTGAAGCCTCTACAGTCAGAATTCCATCACCAGACAGAGAGGATCGTATGGTCTTAGAGACAATACCTGTCGGGATCCTGGGAAAGCACAGCACCCTTTTACATTTACACAACTTAGTATCATAAGTTATATGTACAAAACCGTTGTGTCATAATGCTGATAAATACAGTTGTCATAAGCATTTATATTGCTACATGTTGGTGTAAAGGAGAGTTAAATGAGTACTCAAAACAGTTCTCCTAGCTGCATTGTATTCTATAACATCAACTGTTGAAGCTGAAAAACATTTCTCACATGCTGTGTTGAACATAGATCAGCTTGGAAACTTACATGTATCTCCTGGTGAAACATCTAGCAATAAAACCATGCTCATCTGCTCTCTCTTCATGAGTCCCTGAGGATGAAATGTCAACTATATTagaataatactaataatatagaGACCCACAGTGGAGCTAGACAACATTGAGACAGCAGGGTGGAGCTAGACAATACTGAGACAGCAGGGTGGAGCTAGACAACACTGAGACAGCATGGTGGAGCTAGACAACACTGAGACAGCAGGGTGGAGCTAGACAATACTGAGACAGCAGGGTGGAGCTAGACAACACTGAGACAGCAGGGTGGACAACACTGAGACAGCAGGGTGGAGCTAGACAACACTGAGACAGCAGGGTGGAGCTAGGCAACACTGAGACAGCAGGGTGGACAACACTGAGACTGCAGGGTGGAGCTAGGCAACACTGAGACAGCAGGGTGGACAACACTGAGACAGCAGGGTGGAGCTAGACAACACTGAGAGAGCAGGGTGGAGCTAGACAACACTGAGACAGCAGGGTGGAGCTAGACAACACTGAGACAGCAGGTTGGAGCTAGACAACACTGAGACAGCAGGGTGGAGCTAGAGAGCACTGAGACAGCAGGGTGGAGCT comes from Salmo salar chromosome ssa20, Ssal_v3.1, whole genome shotgun sequence and encodes:
- the LOC106579826 gene encoding heat shock protein 67B1, which gives rise to MTEQTKAAAPSAPGPPSRPHTSRDFFWSPLWSWWQQPIPSNLLPNQDFGLPPFLEAGDLRDLSWIDNIHRRLAASSWTGHIPSLPLLVPSFPAPASSMHQQAPKLSRVESAGLKGLSEVRVEGHNWRITLDVSHFSPAEITLRTRSGFLEIGGTHEERADEHGFIARCFTRRYMIPTGIVSKTIRSSLSGDGILTVEASLPDPSIPDDIIIPIQVEKETIREEGEEGGAKPEETTVAATDSQPSPSAPAVAPVSLEAPDFTPTEPGTTLPTEAPEDGDKLAWEVPGEEDQPDSATAGPKSHEEGRGGAEEGETHTKPAGELETHPQEHADEEGREGEGLPDPTEPFEHLHAPDSPDTVTSDRGEHKTDPAQDHDKELQHPEGSEEAAEALPRPEEREPGMSSSEEGAHHSQELEVPEHPDMEQQAYTK